The nucleotide window GCCTCACCGACGTTCGGGTCGGATCCGGCTCCGAGTCCGCGGGTCGCATCGCGGCCGATGTCGAGTTTCACATCGGCGTCGCTCATCAACAACGCCTGAGCGTCGGTGTTGATCGCGATGAACTCCACGCCCTTGAGCCCGGCATCGATCATCCGGTTCACGGCGTTGCATCCGCCGCCGCCGATGCCGACGACCTTGATCACGGCGAGGTAGTTCTGAGGGTTGTGGGCCATCTGGCGAGACCTCCGGGCCAACCGGTCTGCGGCTGTTGCGGGTAGTTGCGGATCGGAACGATCGGGGACGATCTTGGGTGGTGGCCCGAACCGGCACTTGGTGCAGCGTCCGGACCGCGACACTGTAGTAGAGCACGGTTGGGTTGTCGCGATTAAGTCGATCGGCGCCGCGCCTGGCCGGCGCCGGCACGTGTTCCCTTCAGGTTTACGCGCCGCCGTCGGCTCCGGGCTCTCGGTTGTTGCCCGTGGCCGTCGCCGCTGGGGTGGGGGGCGCGACGATCCCTTCGGATCGAGGGTCCACCGCCGCGGGTTGCGGTGCTGAGTCGACGACCGCAGGCTCCTCGGCCACCGGGTCGACGACCGCCGGCTCCACCGGCGCTGATTCGGTGGGCGACTCCGCTGGTGGCACCGCGTCTCGAGGGCGAACTGGGGGATGACAGTTCGGCGACCGGCGCATCGTGGGGGCCCTCGGGACCCGCACGTCGATCTGACACACGCCGGTTCGATCGACATTGGAGGTCAACATGGTGGTCAGCGACGACACCTTCGCCGGAGCCTTGTCGACGGTGCCGAACAGAACGGTCGCGTCGTTGGTCAGGGTGAAGATCAATTCCCCGGCCTCGCTGAACTCGATCTCCGCGATCTGCGCCGTCACGGCGAAGGGCAGGGACGCGACGACGTCGACCGCGGCGCCGATCGCGGGAGGAAGCGCCCCGCCCACCTCGACATCGAGGTCGTCGTGCACCAGAACCCGCCGGATGTAGTCGGTTTCGTGCGCCTCGCGAACGACGACGCCGCCCTTCGCGACGATGAACGACCTCTCGGTGTTGGTCACCGCGGCGACCAGGGGCCGGTCGGTCACTCGAATTCGAACCTCGTTCGGCCACGCACGCTCGACGGCGACCCTGCCAAAGCGCGGGTCTGCGCCGAGCGCGGCCTCGACCTCGCCGAGTCGGGTGGTGATCATCGAGTCTCCGAGGGCCAAACCGGTGACGCGCTCCACTTCTGCCAGATCGAGGGAATCGGAACCGACGATCGTGATGCGATCGACGTCGATCAGCGGCGAATGAATGGCCACGAACAGCGCCACAACGGCCAGCGGCGTGCCTACGATCATGGCGATGCGCCGACGTTTGGACCGTCGGCGTTGTGTGGCCACCCCGTCTCGACGAGCGATCATACGCGGGTCGACCGGCGGCGCCTGGAAGCCCGCCTCGCCGTCTTCGGCGCCCAGCGGGAGATCGAGCGCGCTCCGCTCGGAGGCGTCGCGCCCGAGCGGACCGCGGGTCGGCGCCTCCGACTCGACCGGGGTGTCGGAGTCGCGCACCCCAGCGGCGTCCACAGCGGCGAACGTTTCGGTCGTATACCCGATGCCGCCGGATCCGACGAGCAGCGCCTGGCGTTCGACCGCGGGCAACTCCTGGGTCGTGAGGTCAATCACCAACTCGTCGTCCTCGTTGGTGACCGGGGAGGCATTCGTCGGGTTGACCGGCGAGTCGGGCGAGGGAGAGGGCGAGGGAGAGGTCACCGTGCCCCTCCGATCCGTTCGAGTACCGAGGCGTCGAACCCGACCATCACCGTTTCGGGATGCAGTTGTATTCCGTGTCGGTCGCGCACCGCCTCGATCACCGCGATCATGACCTCCGCGACGTCGTTCGCCGAGCCGTCGGCATCGACCTGGATGAAATTGGCGTGCTTGGTCGACACCTCGGCGCTGCCGATGCGCAGTCCCTTACAACCGGCCGTGTCGATCAGCCGTCCGGCGCTGTCACCGGCCGGATTGGTGAAGACCGATCCGGCGTTGTGACCGCCGGGCTGGTGGGTGCGACGCCACTGCACGATCTCGCTCAACAGTTCCTCCCCCGCTGCGACCGCGGCGCCATCGTGGGC belongs to Microthrixaceae bacterium and includes:
- a CDS encoding FtsQ-type POTRA domain-containing protein, whose protein sequence is MTSPSPSPSPDSPVNPTNASPVTNEDDELVIDLTTQELPAVERQALLVGSGGIGYTTETFAAVDAAGVRDSDTPVESEAPTRGPLGRDASERSALDLPLGAEDGEAGFQAPPVDPRMIARRDGVATQRRRSKRRRIAMIVGTPLAVVALFVAIHSPLIDVDRITIVGSDSLDLAEVERVTGLALGDSMITTRLGEVEAALGADPRFGRVAVERAWPNEVRIRVTDRPLVAAVTNTERSFIVAKGGVVVREAHETDYIRRVLVHDDLDVEVGGALPPAIGAAVDVVASLPFAVTAQIAEIEFSEAGELIFTLTNDATVLFGTVDKAPAKVSSLTTMLTSNVDRTGVCQIDVRVPRAPTMRRSPNCHPPVRPRDAVPPAESPTESAPVEPAVVDPVAEEPAVVDSAPQPAAVDPRSEGIVAPPTPAATATGNNREPGADGGA